The window TTGAACTAACTAAAGTAGGAATGGGCTATGCCGAGACAAGTCTGGACTTATCTGAAAAACATTTAAACGGCTTGGATGTTGTTCAAGGCGGAGCTATTTTTACTCTTGCGGACTTTGCATTTGCAGCAGCCACAAATTCTAACGGCTCAGCTACTGTAGGAATTAATTCTAATATTACATATTTCAAAGCTCCAAAAGGTAATAAAATTACTGCGGTTGCCAAGGAAACATCCGCAGGTAATAAAATCTGCGGATGTGATGTAGATGTATTTGACGAAGACGGCACTCTTATAGCTAAATTCAGCGGAACAGGCTACAGAAAAGGTTTAAAAATAGATTTTGCTACAGGAGTACTTACGAAAATTAAGTAATTATTTTTGTATTATTGTACCCGGTTGAATTCTTGGGTTTAAATAGTCGTAGGGGTTGGTGCTTAGTATTCTTTGAACCTGATAATCGGAATTGCCAAAACGGGATACTTGTACTTGTACCCCGTCAATTTTCATTTCACTATAGTCAAGGCTATTCTCCAAATTATCTGTCTGGCCGTTTCCCATGACTACATTGTGGTCATAAATAGTGTAAAGAATCATTGAAGCTTACCTCCCTGCTGTTGGTTAGAGTTTTCTTTTCGTCTGATTTCAATAAGCTCATTGAGTTTTTTTATTGCATCAGATAATCCGCCTACCTGATCAATTAAACCCGATTGTGTTGCTTCTTCTCCAAACAGTACTGTACCCACATCGTTTGCCAGTTCACCGGTTTTAAGCATAAGTTCACGGAATTTTTCTCTTTTAATTCCTGAATGGGAACAAACGAAATTTACAACCCTTTCCTGCATTTTATCAAAATATTCATAAGTTTGGGGTACACCTATCACTAACCCGTTCATCCTGATAGGATGTATTGTCATCGTTGCAGAACTGGCAATAAAAGAATGATTTGCAGATACTGCCATAGGAACACCAATACTATGCCCGCCCCCCAGCACCAAAGAAACCGTGGGTTTTGACAAACTCGACACCATTTCTGATATGGCAAGTCCGGCTTCCACATCACCTCCCACAGTATTAAGAACCAAAAGAAGGCCTTCTATTTGTTTGCTTTCTTCAATGGCGACCAACTGTGGAATTATATGCTCATATTTTGTAGTTTTATTATGTGGCGGCAATAATATATGTCCTTCTATCTGTCCTATAATCGTAAGACAGTGAATATTACTTTCTTCTTTAGGAACCTCAGGTGTTCCCAGCTCTTTTATCTGCTGGAGTTCAGCAGCTTGCTTACTCTGCTCTGCCGGTTGTGTTTCCGGAACTTCATTATTTTGATAGTTTTTATTGTTCACGGTTTATACCTCAATTTTTTATAAATTTTGTCCTTCTTATTATCTATTTATTTTTAGAAAAAATACGTAATTCTATGGAAGATAAGAATTGCCAACTTTAATCAGGCTATATTATCCTGATAAAAATTGGCAAAGATGTATTTTAATTTTTATGTATTAATATTGGCTGAATCTGATTGTTTTTTAAAGCTTCAACAACAGTAGGAACAATTTTATCGAAATCAGCAACCAATGATGTACATTTCTTAATAGGATCATCCTGACCGAAGGGAACCATGTATACGTTTTTAGTATTTAGCAGTACACCGATGTTTTTTGCATTTGCACTTAACCCATCGTTGGTTGAAACTGCAATTACAACGGGCCTTGCATTTCTCAGATGTGCTTTACAAGCCATTGTAACCGAACTGTCGGTAATAGCATTTGCAATTTTGGCAATAGTGTTCCCCGTACATGGGGCTATTACAAGTATATCTAATATTGCTTTAGGTCCGAATGGCTCAGCTTCTATAATTGTGCTTATCGGAGTTTTTCCTGTAATTTGTTTTAATTTGGCTTTCAAGTCCTCAGCGGTTCCAAAACGAGTATCAAAATCATTAACAGCCTGCGAAATTATGGGAATAACTTCGGCACCCTCATTTATCAAATTTTCTATTTGCGGGACTGTTTTATTAAAGGTACAAAAGGAACCTGTTAATGCGTATCCGATTTTAATTCCTTCCAGTAACATGCTTATACCCCCAACTCCTCAATAATGTTGTATGTAGTATCTTTAATAAATCCTGCTGCTGTTACAGGGGCAACTTTTCCCGGAAGTGATAGAGCCCAGATAGCTTTTAATCCAAGTTCTTTAGCCTTGCTGAAATCAACTCCTCCAGGCTTTGATGCAAGGTCTATTATTAGACATTCGGGATTCAATATTTTTAAAAGCTCATAATTTAGTACCATGGATGGAATAGTATTGAAGATAACATCTGCATTTTTAAGAACCTGAGATAAATTACTCAGCATTACAGGACTGTACCCTAAACTTTTTATCCAAGCCAAATCAGCATACTTACGTGCTTCTACATAAACATTGGAACCTATACCGTGCAGCATTTTTGCAAGAATTTTGCCTATTCTTCCGTATCCCAAAATCAGCGAATTACTGTTATGTAAAGTTATTGGCATTTCTTCCATTGCAATTTGGATAGCGCCCTCAGCGGTGGGTATTGCGTTTAAAACCGCCATTTCTTCTCTCTCCAGCAAATCAACTGTATAAACATTGCATACTTGCGCCAAGTGGGCTATTTTATCACTTATTCTTCCTGCAAGGAAAAGTTGATTTTTATTCATTGCTTTGAATAATTCATTCATATGAATACTCTCATTATGAAAGGGAGCATTTATAAATTCATTATCATTTGAACAAGGTATGGGTCCAATTATTACATCTGAGTCTACTACAGCCTTGGCTAATGTTTTGCTTTGCTCCAGTTTTATTTCAAAACCCGCCGTTGTAAAACCATATATATTAACGGAATTACCATCTTGTGCAATTAATTCTGCCAACTTTACACTTCTTAAATCTCCCCCTATTACGCTATACCTTTTACCACTCACCATAAGCCCTCCCCACAACGAAGAATAAACTAATTATGACGACTAGTATATCTTATGAAACAAACATATACCGAGTGCCTGTACCAAATACACTAATTCTGATATTTAAGCATAACAAAACAGACCGATGGCTTGCCATCGGTCTGTTTTGTTAATTGACTTTTATATCTTATTTTTAATATTTCCAACTGCTGAAATACTCATTTTTTCAAAATCTAACACCCTTTTAATCATTTCATCAACGCTGTCCATATTGACTCTGTCAATTTTCTGCAATACTTCTTCAGGAGTGTTTATTTTGCCAAGCATAAGTTCAGATTTTCCTATACTGTTCATTCTGCTGCTGGTACTTTCCAACCCTAGAATGTAATTGCCCTTTAGCTGTTCTTTTGTCTTAGACAGTTCATCTTTTGTTATGCCATCTTTTATTATGTTATTCAACTCGCTTTTGGTTAAATCAATTACTGTCTGGAGATACTCTGGGTTCATTCCCGCATATATTACAAAAAGCCCTGATCCCTGATAAGTAGATGGATATGAATAAATGGAATAAACAAGTCCTCTTTTTTCTCTTATTGTCTGAAACAGTCGGGAACTCATTCCGCCTCCCAGTATGTTATTCAGAGATAGTAAGGAATATAGCTTCTCATTGCCGTGTTCAACACCTTCAAAGCCCATACATAAGTGAACCTGTTCTGTATCCTTTTCACGTACAATTTTATTAACCTTGTACTGTGCAGGAGAAAACTTATTACTGAAGGTTTTTCCGAATTTCCAATCCTGAAAGTACTGATTAACAAGTTCGATAAGCTTTGCTTCGTCAAAATTACCTGCAACAGATATTACTGTGTTATATGGTGTATAAAATTCATTCATGTACTTTAATATCATATCTTTGTCAAACTTGTTGATACACATTTCAGTACCGAGAATTGGATATCCTAATGGGTTTCCGTCCCAAACCATTTCAGAAAAAATATCATGCACCAGTTCCTCAGGGGTATCCTCGTACATACCTATTTCTTCAATTACAACTCGTTTTTCTACGTTAATATCATCACCGGCGAAGGATGAGTTAAAAAACATGTCAGCCAACACATCCACGGCAATATCAAGATGGGTATCCAGTGTCTTTGTATAGTAGCATGTACATTCTTTCCCGGTAAACGCATTTATCTGCCCACCGATGGCGTCTATACATTCAGCAATATCCTTTGCTGACCTTTTAGTAGTACCTTTAAAAAGCATATGCTCAATAAAATGGGATATGCCGTTATTTTCTGAAGTTTCATTTCTGGAACCAGTGCCAACCCAAATGCCTACTGAAACTGACCTTACATATGGTATTTTTTCATATACAAGTCTCAACCCGTTACTTAATTGTACTTTTTTGAACATCTAGTCCTCCGATGTATATTCTCTAAAGCCATAAAATTTTTAAATACATAATTGGGCGTAAACCCAAAGAAGTCTACGCCCAAAATAATCTATTCACAAAACCAAGGATTTATTTTTCTTCAGTAGTACCTTCCTCAGCCATAGCATCTTTACGTGACAAATTGATTCTTCCTTGCTTGTCAATCTCAGTTACTTTTACAAGTATTTCATCACCGATATTAACAACATCTTCAACTTTTTCAACTCTCTTTTTATCAAGCTTTGAAATGTGAACCAAACCGTCTTTACCCGGTAATATTTCTACAAAAGCACCGAAGGTTGTTATTCTTACAACTTTACCAAGGTAAACTTCACCAGGTTCGATATCCTTTGCTATTCCCTGTATTATTCTAAGAGCCTTTTGTGCTGCTGCACTGTCCGGTGTTAAAATATATACTCTACCGTCTTCTTCAATGTCTATTTTTACACCTGTTTCAGCAATTATCTTATTTATCATCTTTCCGCCTGGTCCAATGACATCACGAATCTTTTCAGGGTCTATATTTGTAGTAATTATTTTGGGTGCATATTCTGAAAGTTCTTTTCTTGGTTGGGGTATAGCCTTCAGAATTACATCATTGATAATTTGTAAACGACCTTTTTTTGTTAATTCAAATGCCTGACGTATAATTTCATAGTTAAGACCGTCAACCTTTATATCCATTTGAATAGCAGTAATACCTTCTGTAGTTCCGGCAACCTTAAAGTCCATGTCTCCAAAGAAGTCTTCTATTCCCTGAATATCCATAAAGGTAACAAAGTTGTCAGGGTTTTCCTCATCTATAACCAATCCTGCTGAAATACCTGCTACAGGTGCCTTGATAGGAACTCCTGCATCCATGAGTGCAAGTGTACTTCCGCACACACTTCCCTGTGAGGTTGAACCATTTGACATCAAAACTTCTGATACAAGTCTGAATGCATAAGGAAATTCGATTTCTGTAGGAATTACAGGTACCAGTGATCTTTCAGCTAAAGCACCGTGTCCGATTTCTCTTCTTCCGGGGCCTCTTGAAGTTTTTGCTTCACCAACACTGTAACCCGGGAAGTTGTAATGGTGCATGTATCTCTTAGTTTCTTCAGTGTCAATACCGTCCATCTTCTGAACATCACCCATTGCACCGAGTGTTATAGTAGTCAATACCTGAGTCTGTCCTCTCTGGAAAAGACCGGAACCATGTGTTCTAGGCAGTATGCCTACTTCTGCTGAAAGAGGTCTTATCTCATCCAGACTTCTGCCGTCAACACGCTTACCTTCCTTTAATATATATTCACGTACTACTTTCTTTTCAAGCTTATATATAGCATCCTTTATTTTGTTTTCCATTTCTGGGTATTGCTCAGCCAAAGCAGCTTGAGTTTCTTCTGTCAATTCTGAAACCTTGGCATCTCTGTCCTGCTTGTCCGTTGCCAGAACCGCAATACGCATTTTATCATATGCAAAAGCTTTAACAGCCGCAAATAAGTCCGCAGGAACATCTGCTGATTCATAAGTGAATTTAGGCTTACCAATCTCTTTTACTATTCCATTAATAAAGTCGCAAATCTGCTTTATTACTTCATGTCCCTTTTTAATGGCATCCAGCATAACATCGTCATCAACTATGTCAGCTCCTGCTTCAATCATTGTTATCTTTTCTTTTGTTCCGGCAAGAGTAACGTACATCTTGCTTTTCGCACGTTGTTCTTCATTTGGGTTAACAACCACTTCGCCGTCTACCAAACCGAGAACAACTCCGCCGATAGGTCCGTTAAAAGGAATATCTGAAATACTTATAGCAACGGAAGCGCCTATCATTGCAGCTATTTCAGGTGAATTGTCCTGTTCCACCGACATTACCGTATTTACAACAGCTACATCATTTCTCAAATCCTTTGGGAAAAGAGGTCTGATTGGTCTGTCTATAACTCTTGAAGTCAATATTGCTTTTTCAGAAGGTTTTCCTTCTCTCTTGATAAATCCTCCGGGAATTTTTCCTACGGCATATAATCTTTCTTCATAATCAACGCTAAGCGGGAAGAAATCAATACCGTCCCTTGGTGAAGCTGATGCGGTTGCAGAAGACATTATTACAGTATCTCCGTATCTGATTAATGCCGACCCGTTTGCCAATTGAGCAAGTTTTCCTGTTTCAACTGTTAGTGTTCTGCCTGCAAGTTCCATGCTAAATGTTTTAGACATATTAGACATATAAGTCCTCCTAAGTTTTTTAATAGTTTTACATATGCTATTTTAAAACTATAGACTGTAGCATGTAGATTCTGCGCCAAAGTGATTTTTGACGCACAATCTACCTTCTACTGTCTATAGCCATATGTGCTTCATTAGTATTATTTCATATTTAGCACAACTTATTTCCTATATATTATGCTTAAATATTTCCACAATAAATATGTACTCTGAATGCATATAAAAGCAGGCAGGCGGTTAGCCTGCCTGCTTTTATATTATTATTTTCTTAGACCAAGTTTTTCAATAATTGCACGGTATCTTTCGATATCATTCTTTCTAAGATAATTTAACAAGCTTCTTCTTGCACCAACCATTTTAAGAAGTCCTCTTCCTGAATGGTAATCCTTTTTATGAACCTTTAAGTGGCCATTAAGGTGGTTGATTCTCTCTGTAAGAATAGCAACCTGAACTTCCGG of the Ruminiclostridium papyrosolvens DSM 2782 genome contains:
- a CDS encoding dipicolinate synthase subunit B, whose protein sequence is MLLEGIKIGYALTGSFCTFNKTVPQIENLINEGAEVIPIISQAVNDFDTRFGTAEDLKAKLKQITGKTPISTIIEAEPFGPKAILDILVIAPCTGNTIAKIANAITDSSVTMACKAHLRNARPVVIAVSTNDGLSANAKNIGVLLNTKNVYMVPFGQDDPIKKCTSLVADFDKIVPTVVEALKNNQIQPILIHKN
- the dpsA gene encoding dipicolinate synthase subunit DpsA; amino-acid sequence: MVSGKRYSVIGGDLRSVKLAELIAQDGNSVNIYGFTTAGFEIKLEQSKTLAKAVVDSDVIIGPIPCSNDNEFINAPFHNESIHMNELFKAMNKNQLFLAGRISDKIAHLAQVCNVYTVDLLEREEMAVLNAIPTAEGAIQIAMEEMPITLHNSNSLILGYGRIGKILAKMLHGIGSNVYVEARKYADLAWIKSLGYSPVMLSNLSQVLKNADVIFNTIPSMVLNYELLKILNPECLIIDLASKPGGVDFSKAKELGLKAIWALSLPGKVAPVTAAGFIKDTTYNIIEELGV
- a CDS encoding M16 family metallopeptidase, whose translation is MFKKVQLSNGLRLVYEKIPYVRSVSVGIWVGTGSRNETSENNGISHFIEHMLFKGTTKRSAKDIAECIDAIGGQINAFTGKECTCYYTKTLDTHLDIAVDVLADMFFNSSFAGDDINVEKRVVIEEIGMYEDTPEELVHDIFSEMVWDGNPLGYPILGTEMCINKFDKDMILKYMNEFYTPYNTVISVAGNFDEAKLIELVNQYFQDWKFGKTFSNKFSPAQYKVNKIVREKDTEQVHLCMGFEGVEHGNEKLYSLLSLNNILGGGMSSRLFQTIREKRGLVYSIYSYPSTYQGSGLFVIYAGMNPEYLQTVIDLTKSELNNIIKDGITKDELSKTKEQLKGNYILGLESTSSRMNSIGKSELMLGKINTPEEVLQKIDRVNMDSVDEMIKRVLDFEKMSISAVGNIKNKI
- a CDS encoding PaaI family thioesterase, encoding MEKDIIKFFDKDRFAHFVGIELTKVGMGYAETSLDLSEKHLNGLDVVQGGAIFTLADFAFAAATNSNGSATVGINSNITYFKAPKGNKITAVAKETSAGNKICGCDVDVFDEDGTLIAKFSGTGYRKGLKIDFATGVLTKIK
- the rpsO gene encoding 30S ribosomal protein S15 — translated: MVKDVKQEIIAKYQLHEGDTGSPEVQVAILTERINHLNGHLKVHKKDYHSGRGLLKMVGARRSLLNYLRKNDIERYRAIIEKLGLRK
- a CDS encoding ClpP family protease, with the translated sequence MNNKNYQNNEVPETQPAEQSKQAAELQQIKELGTPEVPKEESNIHCLTIIGQIEGHILLPPHNKTTKYEHIIPQLVAIEESKQIEGLLLVLNTVGGDVEAGLAISEMVSSLSKPTVSLVLGGGHSIGVPMAVSANHSFIASSATMTIHPIRMNGLVIGVPQTYEYFDKMQERVVNFVCSHSGIKREKFRELMLKTGELANDVGTVLFGEEATQSGLIDQVGGLSDAIKKLNELIEIRRKENSNQQQGGKLQ
- a CDS encoding YlzJ-like family protein, which translates into the protein MILYTIYDHNVVMGNGQTDNLENSLDYSEMKIDGVQVQVSRFGNSDYQVQRILSTNPYDYLNPRIQPGTIIQK
- a CDS encoding polyribonucleotide nucleotidyltransferase — translated: MSKTFSMELAGRTLTVETGKLAQLANGSALIRYGDTVIMSSATASASPRDGIDFFPLSVDYEERLYAVGKIPGGFIKREGKPSEKAILTSRVIDRPIRPLFPKDLRNDVAVVNTVMSVEQDNSPEIAAMIGASVAISISDIPFNGPIGGVVLGLVDGEVVVNPNEEQRAKSKMYVTLAGTKEKITMIEAGADIVDDDVMLDAIKKGHEVIKQICDFINGIVKEIGKPKFTYESADVPADLFAAVKAFAYDKMRIAVLATDKQDRDAKVSELTEETQAALAEQYPEMENKIKDAIYKLEKKVVREYILKEGKRVDGRSLDEIRPLSAEVGILPRTHGSGLFQRGQTQVLTTITLGAMGDVQKMDGIDTEETKRYMHHYNFPGYSVGEAKTSRGPGRREIGHGALAERSLVPVIPTEIEFPYAFRLVSEVLMSNGSTSQGSVCGSTLALMDAGVPIKAPVAGISAGLVIDEENPDNFVTFMDIQGIEDFFGDMDFKVAGTTEGITAIQMDIKVDGLNYEIIRQAFELTKKGRLQIINDVILKAIPQPRKELSEYAPKIITTNIDPEKIRDVIGPGGKMINKIIAETGVKIDIEEDGRVYILTPDSAAAQKALRIIQGIAKDIEPGEVYLGKVVRITTFGAFVEILPGKDGLVHISKLDKKRVEKVEDVVNIGDEILVKVTEIDKQGRINLSRKDAMAEEGTTEEK